Within bacterium, the genomic segment CCGGATCGGCGGCGAGCTGAGCGGCGAGCTCGTCGGGCACGGTCGGGGGGCCGTCGTCCACCTCGATCTGGTGGCCGGCGCGGCGGAGCGCGATGGCCTGCTTGAGCAGATCGTCGATCGACGCGCGGTGCGCGGCGACCTCGTCGGCGGACCGGAACTT encodes:
- a CDS encoding YdeI/OmpD-associated family protein gives rise to the protein KFRSADEVAAHRASIDDLLKQAIALRRAGHQIEVDDGPPTVPDELAAQLAADPALDLAFAALTPGRQRSHILYVEGAKQSATRHRRAERCAEKILAGKGFNER